A stretch of the Rosa rugosa chromosome 5, drRosRugo1.1, whole genome shotgun sequence genome encodes the following:
- the LOC133710230 gene encoding serine/arginine-rich splicing factor RSZ22, which produces MTRVYVGNLDPRVSDRDLEDEFRMFGVLRSVWVARRPPGYAFVEFDDHRDALDAIQRLDGKNGWRVELSHNSSKGGGGGGGGGRGGRGGGGDDLKCYECGEPGHFARECRMRVGSRGLGSGRRRSPSPRRGRRSPSYDGYGRRTYSPRRRRSPPLRRRTPSPLPRRGRSYSRSPPYRHARRVSPYANGD; this is translated from the exons ATGACTCGCGTTTACGTTGGGAATTTGGATCCTCGAGTGAGTGATAGGGATCTTGAAGATGAGTTTCGCATGTTCGGCGTTCTTCGCAg TGTGTGGGTTGCTCGGAGGCCACCGGGATATGCCTTTGTTGAATTTGATGATCACAGGGATGCTCTTGATGCAATTCAGAGATTGGATG GAAAAAATGGTTGGCGTGTGGAACTGTCCCATAACTCCTCTaagggtggtggtggtggtggtggtggaggccGTGGCGGgcgtggtggtggaggtgacgACTTGAAGTGTTATGAATGTGGTGAACCCGGTCACTTTGCTAGAGAGTGTCGTATGCGTGTGGGTTCACGAGGATTGGGTAGCGGAAGGCGCAGAAGTCCTTCCCCTCGACGTGGCCGCAGAAGTCCCAGTTACGATGGTTATGGGCGCAG GACTTATAGTCCACGTAGGAGGAGATCTCCTCCTCTACGACGTCGCACCCCATCACCTCTGCCTCGACGTGGACGCAGCTACAGCAGGTCCCCCCCATACCGCCATGCTCGACGTGTTTCTCCTTATGCCAATGG GGACTGA